AACTAACGAGGgtgaaattttaatagataCAACGGAAGTCCTGAGTAAACAATGGCCAGCATTCCCACTTAATTATATCTTAACAAGGACTAGTTACTACCAGCACTATATGAAATTCGATAACGAAAATGAACAATACGTCAAAGTGGTGCCAAGTGCAAAGGGCAatgaaaatcgaaaaataTAATCGGTCCAACAAAAGAGAGGACAAAAGAGAGCACCTTCCAAATGCTGACGGATAAAGACTATCAGCAGTAGcaaagagaaaggaagaatCTGTTCAATCCACCTGGCAACCTGCTGGATATCGTATCTCTGATAAGACGAATCTCTATTAACACTCTCTTCCACGCCATTTCCAGATTCTGAAACACGACTGCTTCCAGATTGAATAGACGAAGAAGCAGTGGACACCAAAGGAACTCGTTCCTCATCAGGGGATTCCGGCTGATCCCCAGAAACAGGAAGTCCACCATTTTGCTCATAGCCAGCTTGTCCAACCAGAGCCGGAGAAGGATCTTGCTCACCAGACCCAATAATCCTAATCGAAACCTCCCCAGAGGGGCTGGTATTaccggaggaggaggaggtgggaCTATTactagaagaagaagaagaagaagaagtggtAGTCATCAAGTGATTCTGATTTTGAGAATAAACCCGCAAATCAGGGGTGGCAGAGCCGTTGATTATAGGTTCCGATTCATGAGGAACAGCCCTAGTGGGAAGAATTCCAGAGTAATCCAAAATGACGGACAGAGGCGAACGGAAGAAATTGAGCGAAGGGATCGAGACCCCAAATCTGGAGGAGGTAGGAGAAGTTGTGGGTGAAGAAGAATTGGAATAAGGATCAGAATTGGAAGCCGAGGTCTCCATTGGTAGTGACCAAAAGGCAAAAGGCAAAAGCCCAAAATGATGTTCGACCTTCCCCCTCCTTGCAAAACCTGTACCGATTCAACCCCTTCGAAATCCCACcacctgaaaggaaaaaaaacagaggatgATGGGCAAGAATAAATGTGGCGTTTGGAGCCGGAAATGGCGGTGATCCGGTCGGAAGGGGGCGGAGGGAGGTGGGTCGCCGGGGGAATTTGgggaaggaaaaaggaaacgaAGAAATAggttgggaaaaaaaaaatggagaattgaATGCGAAACGTAGAGAGAGGCAAATAGTGGAGGAGAAGGGAGTGCGCGTGGAAGCCGAGTCTTATCGTATCGTATCGTATCGTATAATATCGTATCGTATTAGGCACAAAAAATGCGACTAATTCAGCTTAGTCGGCTCGGCGACACATACGAACCAAGCCGACCGTTGAACCGTTGGGTCctccttttaattattattatttttaatttactcttataataataataataaaaaaagtaaatgaaaactaaataaagCAATTTAATTGCCCGCCATAGCTATCAAGAATTCCCACCATGCCTTCAGCCCCAACGCCTTTCGTCTCCGTGTTCGTTACACTCCAGCTCAGGACCTCTTCGATTCGCGCCTTCAAGGTGAAGttgccttcttcttcttcttcttcttcttcttcttcttcttcttcttcttcttcttctttttcttattcttctctAATTGCGATTGCCTTTTCGGAAATGTTATGGAGTTTGATTGTTCGAACTTTCTGCTTTGGAAGCGATGGCGTCTGTTGAAAACTTCATTGCATCTTCCGATTAGAGTGCGGAACAATTCGGATTAAATTAAGGCTACtgactttttgtttttcctctaGAGAATCGTGTGTATGTTTagggaagaaggagaaggaaagtGCTTCTTCTTTACTCCTGAAGTTAACAGCAACTTTTTCTTACCTACTCAATAAAGAAGGAACTTGAGAACTTTTCCCCCTTTCCGAAATCACTTTAACCAGGACTCACGGGCaagaactttttatttaatcggTAACTTTTTCCTACCTAATGAATGTGTGTTTGGATTTCATCTGTTTGACTCCGTCCTCGTCAAAATCTAACAAAATGCCTATGTAATTCTCAGCTAGTATGGAAAATCTGCCTAAACTATTGGAAGACATTACGAAGACTtccattgtgagatccacactggttggttggagaggggaacaaagcatttctcaTAAGGGTATCAAAACCTCTCCCTCTAgtcgacgcgttttaaaaaccttgaggcggaaaccaaaaaggaaatttgggaaaacccaaagagcacaatatctactagcggtgagcttgggccatTGCATCCATAAACACAGGTTCAACAAAGCATTCAAGCATTTATTGGAGTTGGTTGAGAGCGGCCTGCAGATGTGCACAGGTATTGGTTCTTTCAGATTTTATCCAGTCTCTTTAACTTTGTGTTCGTAATCGTCGTTTCTTAACATGCTCTTTTGTCTAGGCAGAGATCATCTTCCAAATGAATTCTTAAATCATTTCTTGACAATAAAGAACATTTTATATGAAGGGAATTCACTAAACTCGTACATATAGCTAGTTTAGGtgtgagatttttttttttttgttttcttttttttgttttctgaaTCAATTATCCTGATTTGGGCGAGGATGGATAAGTTGGGACCTTTGCAATTCTAACATCTACAACTGTTATTTGTACATGTTTCTTAGTCACATAGGGGCTCCATCCTTAATCAACATGTCTATAAGGTTATTTATAACCAGTAGTCGCTTGTAAAGGAAGATTCCTACCTGGTTCCTCTCTTTGGGGAGCTTGAACTTCgcttaaaatatttctaaaagcTGCTTTCTCCTTTATATGTCTTCTTTGTTACCTAGATTTTAGAGGATTCAAACTATCTGTTCTTCCACTGTATAAGCTACTCTGAACCTTGTCATCTTCTTTTACAAGAGTACAGCGTTAGTTGGTGTCATCCTCTGTCCATGATTCCAGCCATTGAACGACTCCCTATTAGGTTAAATCTCTCTGCCAATGTGCGTCAGTATTATTTTTGGGTAACTTGACTTGAAAGAAACcacatgattttaaaaaacacaaGCAGCAATCCACCCCCAACCCTCTAAATAAACGCATCAGTCTTAATTAAGATAATGAAAGTAATTTGAGATGTTGTATGTGATGATCGAAGAATAGTCTACAAAACATTCATGGGTTGGCTGACAACGAAGAATGAAACAGCTTACCATTCAGTTTGACATCGTGAGACCACTTCCGGAGCTTACTACAAAGTCTCAAGGTGACCATCTAAAGTCTTGGAGTATTGATCATTGAatgattgatattttttttcttctctaagaaagaagaaaaaattgatattcGGGATTTAGGTAGTGTTAGGAATCTAACTTATATAAGTCAGTTGATAGATTTAACTAAAAGAATGGGTTGGTTAGAGTATCCAAGATGGGAGATGAGTTTGTTAGCCAAGCCAGCCATGGGAGGAGTTTGACATGGGCAGGAGGTTAAAAAtaggaaggaagaagaggTGGAGAAGGAATTAGATAGACTTTGGAATTAGTTTATGAGAGAGAGCTCtcgggaaaaaaaatatatattaaccATTCTTCTCCATTATAGAGTTCGTTAATTTCATTTGATATGCCTGATATCATTTGAATGGTTATTTCGCTCTTACCATCTGGCTCAATCCCACGTCCTTCCATAACTAAATGGCTGTGGGGTATGTATAGAATGATTGTGGGGTTGGAGTTCAGAGCTTTCTGGGTTAATGTGGTcgaaatttctcttttttctgaACTCCACTCCTCTTCCCTCCCTTCAatgttaattttgaatttccatTCTTGGAGTTGCAGATGTCCATTTTCTTGAACTTGTATTATTTCTCAGCACATTTGACGAAATGCTAGTTGTTTGTAGGAATCCATTAATAAGGATGTTCGTCAATGCCTTAAATTACTTGCCATAAGTTCgtcttattttcttagacaGCTATTTACAAACTGCAACCACCATTTGTTTGGGACTTCGGAATGGATAGCCACATTTCTTGAtgtgtaaatatatatatatacctacAGGAATAGTTGGGTTTATATCTCCAGAAACATGGGCTGCGATGGACGTATTTTTGGCATCAATTTCATCTGAAGATTATGAACCGATGGCATCTGCCCTCATCCAAATGGGTGCCACGAACAATGACGTCAATGCTGTGGCCTTTGCCAGAGATCTTGGCTCCTTTTGGAATATgcttttatttgattcattcaaattaactaaaaaaaaacatgttagTTTTCTAGAAGGTCATTAAAGTGAGGtaacatctcttcttttttcataagaatattctccattttttgtCATAGTATATGAACAGAATTTAACAAAAGTATCCTAAATCAATTTGTTCTCATTGTATCAACGCAGGATTTGGATACTGAAATAGCCATAGGAAGGAAAGATTCAACTGCTGTTGCTGCAAATATACTCGTAGACGAGAGGCAAATGAACAAACTTTTGTGTTCGTAGCCGACAAAGTTCATAAACTTCAGGGTACACAGTACAGGTATGCTTTTGCATAGAACATCAGTCTTTAGTCTATATAATCAGAAAGTTTGCGTTTTAGAACCATAAGTATTGAATACTTCTGAATAATGATCACTAGTAAAATGGTCCTTCCTTGCAACTtgagttttgtatttttcattGAAGTCCTAAAATGAAGTAAGACTGAGAGCCTAGGAAAGAAGAATACATTCATGAACTTCTTGAACCATACATCAAGACAAGTTGCTAATTTGGACCACATTTCTCTCCTGTTGCTTTCAAAAACCTATCAAATCTTAAGTACCTTACACAAATTTCAAGGCATCTAGTGCCACAACCCTCATAAAAGTAAgaacatatatattaaaagatttaGAATTTGTCTATCAACGTCATGAGCAATATATTTCACTACACCAAAGAATATTTTTACCTGATTTGGCCACCACGTCCGTTCCACTGATTCTCCGTCTTCCACGTCAAACGGTGGCCAGTGTCGCCGCCTCTCTCCCCGCAATATTCTCTATATTTCAAACTCCTCTCCAAAATCTCTCCCCATAACATTAATAAAGCCCATCACTTTATCAACACCCCACCAACACCAACGATGCAAGTCTCACCCTTCTTCCACCGCCCATCCGCCGTCGTCTTCCCCAAATTCAGGCCAGTTTCAACGGTTTCCCCACCATGGCTCCGCCGTCAGGGTGCGGCACCGAGATGTGTTAGTCAGGGTGGCTGGGGGAGCTCTGTGGCGGAGCTGGAGAGAGAATTTTCGGTGGAGGGAGAAGAGTGGCTGAAACTAGGGAGGCTAGAGGAGAAATGCGGCAGTGGAGGAAAAGGAATGGTGGAGTTGCTTGAATCTTTGGAAAGAGAAGCCATTATGGGGGAAGATGAAGGTCGAGACCCTACTAATTACCATAGGAGGGCTAAGATTTTCAGTACCAGTTCTAGAGTTTTTCAAGCTCTCAAGGAACATTCTGATGATGAAtctgaagagagagagagagagaggaagaagaaggatgaacaTGTTCATATGAGATCTTATTCGGAGTTACCAAACTTATTTGACATCACATCAGAGTTCCTTCTTTACAGTTCTTTGAAacacttctttttcttattcatcTCCTCCCaaaccttcttcttcaaccagCCAAATGGCTGCAAGCTTTTCAGTTtcaaacagagaagaaaagtaTTTATAATCCTTCCCTAGTACCATTAGAGAACAGACAGAAGCAGGAGGTTCCGGAGCTTTGGGCTGAGGAACTTCAACAATCCCTTTTCACCTGTAATCATTTCTTGTATGTTTTTCTATCTGTTAGCTCAACACGAACCATACTTGTACCAAAT
This genomic window from Cucurbita pepo subsp. pepo cultivar mu-cu-16 chromosome LG01, ASM280686v2, whole genome shotgun sequence contains:
- the LOC111801831 gene encoding uncharacterized protein LOC111801831, whose translation is MQVSPFFHRPSAVVFPKFRPVSTVSPPWLRRQGAAPRCVSQGGWGSSVAELEREFSVEGEEWLKLGRLEEKCGSGGKGMVELLESLEREAIMGEDEGRDPTNYHRRAKIFSTSSRVFQALKEHSDDESEERERERKKKDEHVHMRSYSELPNLFDITSEFLLYSSLKHFFFLFISSQTFFFNQPNGCKLFSFKQRRKVFIILP